Proteins from a genomic interval of Gadus macrocephalus chromosome 2, ASM3116895v1:
- the ern1 gene encoding serine/threonine-protein kinase/endoribonuclease IRE1 isoform X2 has translation MDWTVSSRALVWYIIASLYLLLVGFCAASTVSLTESLLFVSTLDGDLHAVSKRSGSIKWTLKEDPVLQVPTHVAEPAFLPDPNDGSLYSLGGKNSEGLTKLPFTIPELVQASPCRSSDGVLYMGKKQDLWYVVDLLTGEKQQTLTSSFAEMLCPSSSLLYLGRTEYTITMYDTKSREVRWNATYSDYASTLPDDDTKYKMAHFVSNGDGLVVTVDSESGNVHWFENYNSPVVAMYIWQREGLRKVPLTNVAAETLRYLTFMSGEVGRITQWKYPFPKEKKAKNKLVPTLYVGKYSSSLYASPSLVHDGVTVVPRGSTLPMLEGPGSQDSEECVITPTTSIKFNAGLRKRHHMNFMRNYLLLIGHHETPPEAHTKILERFPKNLPRHQGNIIPPSTDKTMEEVNESKMDTSLPPDRPQTSIQEQASSGRAARPEAPVDSMLKDLATIIFSTFLLAGWVAFVITYPKSVHKQQQLQHQEFQRQMEERLELLQRQQPFPPLGDLGMGLSLTPDSDYLEVARTRSESSDHSSPNITPRASNHSNMSVSELGSSANEHDEGDEESNTVRIGKITFRPRNVLGHGAEGTIVYKGQFDNRQVAVKRILPECFSFADREVQLLRESDEHPNVIRYFCTERDRQFQYIAIELCAASLQEYVETVDFDRGGLEPVALLQQTMSGLAHLHSLNIVHRDLKPHNILVSMPNAHGRVRAMISDFGLCKKLAVGRHSFSRRSGVPGTEGWIAPEVLSEDCKDNPTCTVDIFSAGCVFYYVVAQGSHPFGKSLQRQANILLGAYSLDKLLPDRHEDIVARDIIEQMLSTEPQERPAAESVLKHPFFWSLERELHFFQDVSDRIEKEPLDGPIVRQLERGGRAVVKCDWREHITVPLQTDLRKFRSYKGGSVRDLLRAMRNKKHHYRELPLDVQETLGTIPDDFVSYFTSRFPHLLKHTYLAMRTCAHERPFLPYYPSVEELARTHRAPQRQDEPIKRRLSKIKGLSNTEGLSNTEGLSNTEGLSNTEGLSNTEGLSNTEGLSNTGGLSNTEALSNTQGLSNTEGLSNTQGLSNTQGLSNTEGPSNTQGLPNTEGLSNTQGLSNTQGLSNTQGLPNTQGLSNTQGLSNTQGLSNTQASPTQHPPPQTLPSVTQAVGEMLTPLTPPTTEPTKPVPVPDAVSQTTVPNTQPEEEPACSSALTRRKALLPITVVPAQTAPPALNSRGLSSEGTDSSRSREAETQPNAPPLPSPCTGQPA, from the exons GGTTTCTGCGCTGCCAGCACCGTGTCCCTGACTGAAAGCCTGCTCTTTGTGTCCACACTGGACGGAGACCTGCACGCCGTCAGCAAGAGATCGGGTTCTATCAAGTGGACTCTGAAAGAAG ATCCTGTTCTTCAGGTCCCCACACACGTCGCAGA GCCAGCCTTCTTGCCAGACCCCAACGATGGCAGCCTGTACTCTCTCGGAGGCAAGAACAGCGAGGGCCTCACA AAACTACCGTTCACCATCCCCGAGCTGGTCCAGGCCTCTCCCTGCAGGAGCTCAGATGGCGTCCTCTACATGG gtaagAAACAGGACCTGTGGTATGTGGTGGACCTGCTTACCGGTGAGAAGCAGCAGACACTGACCTCCTCCTTTGCAGAGAtgctctgtccctcctcctcactcctgtACCTGGGACGTACAG AGTACACCATCACCATGTACGACACAAAAAGCAGGGAGGTGCGGTGGAACGCCACCTACTCGGACTACGCCTCCACCCTGCCTGACGACGACACCAAATACA AAATGGCTCACTTCGTGTCCAACGGCGATGGCCTTGTGGTGACGGTGGACAGCGAGTCGGGCAACGTCCACTGGTTCGAGAACTACAACTCGCCTGTGGTGGCCATGTACATCTGGCAGAGGGAGGGCCTGCGAAAGGTGCCCCTCACCAACGTGGCGGCTGAGACCCTGCGCTATCTCACCTTCATGTCCGGGGAGGTGGGCCGCATCACCCAGTGGAAGTACCCCTTCCCCAAGGAGAAGAAGGCCAAGAACAAGCTAGT GCCAACTTTGTACGTGGGAAAATACTCATCCAGTCTGTACGCCTCTCCCTCGTTGGTGCATGATGGAGTCACTGTTGTG ccccgGGGCAGCACCCTCCCCATGCTGGAGGGTCCTGGCAGCCAGGACAGCGAGGAGTGTGtaatcacccccaccaccagcatcaAGTTCAACGCCGGCCTCCGCAAGCGCCACCACATGAACTTCATGAGGAACTACCTGCTGCTCATCG GTCACCACGAGACCCCCCCCGAGGCCCACACCAAGATCCTGGAGAGGTTCCCCAAAAACCTGCCTCGCCATCAGGGCAACAtcatccccccctccaccgACAAGACCATGGAGGAG GTAAACGAGAGCAAGATGGACACCAGCCTCCCTCCCGACAGGCCCCAGACCTCCATCCAGGAGCAGGCCTCCAGCGGGCGGGCCGCCAGACCCGAGGCCCCGGTGGACTCCATGCTCAAGGACCTGGCCACCATCATCTTCTCCACTTTCCTGCTGGCTGGCTGGGTGGCCTTCGTCATCACCTACCCCAAG AGTGTtcacaagcagcagcagctgcagcaccaGGAGTTCCAGAGGCAGATGGAGGAGAGGCTAGAGCTGCTGCAGCGCCAGCAGCCCTTCCCCCCCCTGGGCGACCTGGGCATGGGCCTGAGCCTCACCCCAGACAGCGACTACCTGGAGGTGGCCCGCACACGCTCCGAGAGCTCGGACCACAGCAGCCCCAATATCACCCCGCGAGCCTCAAACCACTCCAACATGTCCGTGTCGGAGCTAGGCAGCTCGGCCAACGAGCACGACGAAGGAG ATGAGGAGTCGAACACAGTCAGAATCGGGAAAATCACCTTCCGCCCCAGGAACGTCCTGGGCCACGGTGCTGAAGGAACCATAGTCTACAA GGGTCAGTTTGACAACCGGCAGGTAGCGGTAAAGAGGATCCTCCCAGAATGCTTCAGCTTCGCAGACCGGGAGGTGCAGCTCCTGCGGGAGTCGGACGAGCACCCCAACGTCATCCGCTACTTCTGCACCGAGCGGGACCGGCAGTTCCAGTACATCGCCATCGAGCTGTGCGCCGCGTCGCTGCAAGAG TATGTGGAGACGGTGGATTTTGACCGCGGTGGACTGGAACCTGTCGCCCTACTTCAGCAGACCATGTCAGGCCTGGCTCACCTGCACTCTCTCAACATAG TGCACCGGGACCTGAAGCCCCACAACATCCTGGTGTCCATGCCCAATGCCCACGGCCGGGTGCGGGCCATGATCTCTGACTTTGGCCTTTGCAAGAAGCTGGCGGTGGGCCGCCACAGCTTCAGCAGGAGGTCCGGGGTGCCCGGCACCGAGGGCTGGATCGCCCCCGAGGTGCTCAGCGAGGACTGCAAGGACAACCCG ACCTGCACTGTGGACATCTTCTCCGCCGGCTGTGTCTTCTACTACGTGGTGGCCCAGGGCAGCCACCCCTTCGGCAAGTCCCTGCAGAGGCAGGCCAACATCCTCCTGGGAGCCTACAGTCTGGACAAACTGCTGCCCGACAGACACG AGGACATTGTGGCCAGAGACATCATAGAGCAGATGTTGAGCACGGAGCCCCAGGAGAGGCCTGCTGCTGAGAGTGTCCTCAAACACCCCTTCTTCTGGAGTCTGGAGCGGGAGCTGCACTTcttccag GACGTCAGTGACCGAATAGAAAAGGAGCCGCTGGATGGACCAATCGTGAGACAGCTAGAGCGAGGGGGGCGGGCTGTTGTCAAGTGTGATTGGAGAGAACACATTACAGTGCCTCTGCAAACAG ATCTGCGCAAATTCCGCTCCTATAAGGGTGGCTCGGTCCGAGATCTGCTCAGGGCGATGAGAAACAAG AAGCACCACTACAGAGAGCTGCCGCTGGATGTGCAGGAGACCCTGGGCACCATCCCTGACGACTTTGTCTCCTACTTCACGTCCCGCTTCCCTCACCTGCTGAAGCACACCTACTTGGCCATGCGCACCTGTGCTCACGAgaggcccttcctgccctactACCCCAGCGTGGAGGAGCTGGCACGGACACACCGAGCCCCACAGAGACAAGATGAGCCAATCAAACGACGGCTATCAAAAATAAAGGGCCTTTCAAACACGGAAGGCCTTTCAAACACGGAAGGCCTCTCAAACACGGAAGGCCTCTCAAACACGGAAGGCCTCTCAAACACGGAAGGCCTCTCAAACACGGAAGGCCTCTCAAACACGGGAGGCCTTTCAAACACGGAAGccctctcaaacacacaaggCCTCTCAAACACAGAAGgcctctcaaacacacaaggcctctcaaacacacaaggCCTCTCAAACACGGAAGGCCCCTCAAACACACAAGGCCTCCCAAACACGGAAGgcctctcaaacacacaaggcctctcaaacacacaaggcctctcaaacacacaaggcctcccaaacacacaaggcctctcaaacacacaaggcctctcaaacacacaaggcctctcaaacacacaagcatcgCCAACACAACACCCCCCACCACAGACATTACCGTCCGTCACACAAGCGGTCGGCGAAATGCTAACGCCACTAACTCCGCCCACAACGGAACCCACAAAGCCAGTGCCCGTCCCCGATGCAGTAAGCCAGACAACAGTGCCAAACACGCAGCCCGAGGAGGAGCCGGCGTGTTCTTCAGCGTTGACGCGTCGCAAGGCCCTCCTGCCCATAACGGTGGTCCCAGCTCAGACGGCCCCCCCAGCGCTCAACTCCAGGGGGCTGTCCTCTGAGGGAACGGACTCCTCCCGGAGCAGAGAGGCCGAAACTCAGCCAAACGCCCCTCCCCTACCTTCCCCCTGCACGGGACAGCCTGCCTGA
- the ern1 gene encoding serine/threonine-protein kinase/endoribonuclease IRE1 isoform X1 gives MDWTVSSRALVWYIIASLYLLLVGFCAASTVSLTESLLFVSTLDGDLHAVSKRSGSIKWTLKEDPVLQVPTHVAEPAFLPDPNDGSLYSLGGKNSEGLTKLPFTIPELVQASPCRSSDGVLYMGKKQDLWYVVDLLTGEKQQTLTSSFAEMLCPSSSLLYLGRTEYTITMYDTKSREVRWNATYSDYASTLPDDDTKYKMAHFVSNGDGLVVTVDSESGNVHWFENYNSPVVAMYIWQREGLRKVPLTNVAAETLRYLTFMSGEVGRITQWKYPFPKEKKAKNKLVPTLYVGKYSSSLYASPSLVHDGVTVVPRGSTLPMLEGPGSQDSEECVITPTTSIKFNAGLRKRHHMNFMRNYLLLIGHHETPPEAHTKILERFPKNLPRHQGNIIPPSTDKTMEEKVNESKMDTSLPPDRPQTSIQEQASSGRAARPEAPVDSMLKDLATIIFSTFLLAGWVAFVITYPKSVHKQQQLQHQEFQRQMEERLELLQRQQPFPPLGDLGMGLSLTPDSDYLEVARTRSESSDHSSPNITPRASNHSNMSVSELGSSANEHDEGDEESNTVRIGKITFRPRNVLGHGAEGTIVYKGQFDNRQVAVKRILPECFSFADREVQLLRESDEHPNVIRYFCTERDRQFQYIAIELCAASLQEYVETVDFDRGGLEPVALLQQTMSGLAHLHSLNIVHRDLKPHNILVSMPNAHGRVRAMISDFGLCKKLAVGRHSFSRRSGVPGTEGWIAPEVLSEDCKDNPTCTVDIFSAGCVFYYVVAQGSHPFGKSLQRQANILLGAYSLDKLLPDRHEDIVARDIIEQMLSTEPQERPAAESVLKHPFFWSLERELHFFQDVSDRIEKEPLDGPIVRQLERGGRAVVKCDWREHITVPLQTDLRKFRSYKGGSVRDLLRAMRNKKHHYRELPLDVQETLGTIPDDFVSYFTSRFPHLLKHTYLAMRTCAHERPFLPYYPSVEELARTHRAPQRQDEPIKRRLSKIKGLSNTEGLSNTEGLSNTEGLSNTEGLSNTEGLSNTEGLSNTGGLSNTEALSNTQGLSNTEGLSNTQGLSNTQGLSNTEGPSNTQGLPNTEGLSNTQGLSNTQGLSNTQGLPNTQGLSNTQGLSNTQGLSNTQASPTQHPPPQTLPSVTQAVGEMLTPLTPPTTEPTKPVPVPDAVSQTTVPNTQPEEEPACSSALTRRKALLPITVVPAQTAPPALNSRGLSSEGTDSSRSREAETQPNAPPLPSPCTGQPA, from the exons GGTTTCTGCGCTGCCAGCACCGTGTCCCTGACTGAAAGCCTGCTCTTTGTGTCCACACTGGACGGAGACCTGCACGCCGTCAGCAAGAGATCGGGTTCTATCAAGTGGACTCTGAAAGAAG ATCCTGTTCTTCAGGTCCCCACACACGTCGCAGA GCCAGCCTTCTTGCCAGACCCCAACGATGGCAGCCTGTACTCTCTCGGAGGCAAGAACAGCGAGGGCCTCACA AAACTACCGTTCACCATCCCCGAGCTGGTCCAGGCCTCTCCCTGCAGGAGCTCAGATGGCGTCCTCTACATGG gtaagAAACAGGACCTGTGGTATGTGGTGGACCTGCTTACCGGTGAGAAGCAGCAGACACTGACCTCCTCCTTTGCAGAGAtgctctgtccctcctcctcactcctgtACCTGGGACGTACAG AGTACACCATCACCATGTACGACACAAAAAGCAGGGAGGTGCGGTGGAACGCCACCTACTCGGACTACGCCTCCACCCTGCCTGACGACGACACCAAATACA AAATGGCTCACTTCGTGTCCAACGGCGATGGCCTTGTGGTGACGGTGGACAGCGAGTCGGGCAACGTCCACTGGTTCGAGAACTACAACTCGCCTGTGGTGGCCATGTACATCTGGCAGAGGGAGGGCCTGCGAAAGGTGCCCCTCACCAACGTGGCGGCTGAGACCCTGCGCTATCTCACCTTCATGTCCGGGGAGGTGGGCCGCATCACCCAGTGGAAGTACCCCTTCCCCAAGGAGAAGAAGGCCAAGAACAAGCTAGT GCCAACTTTGTACGTGGGAAAATACTCATCCAGTCTGTACGCCTCTCCCTCGTTGGTGCATGATGGAGTCACTGTTGTG ccccgGGGCAGCACCCTCCCCATGCTGGAGGGTCCTGGCAGCCAGGACAGCGAGGAGTGTGtaatcacccccaccaccagcatcaAGTTCAACGCCGGCCTCCGCAAGCGCCACCACATGAACTTCATGAGGAACTACCTGCTGCTCATCG GTCACCACGAGACCCCCCCCGAGGCCCACACCAAGATCCTGGAGAGGTTCCCCAAAAACCTGCCTCGCCATCAGGGCAACAtcatccccccctccaccgACAAGACCATGGAGGAG AAGGTAAACGAGAGCAAGATGGACACCAGCCTCCCTCCCGACAGGCCCCAGACCTCCATCCAGGAGCAGGCCTCCAGCGGGCGGGCCGCCAGACCCGAGGCCCCGGTGGACTCCATGCTCAAGGACCTGGCCACCATCATCTTCTCCACTTTCCTGCTGGCTGGCTGGGTGGCCTTCGTCATCACCTACCCCAAG AGTGTtcacaagcagcagcagctgcagcaccaGGAGTTCCAGAGGCAGATGGAGGAGAGGCTAGAGCTGCTGCAGCGCCAGCAGCCCTTCCCCCCCCTGGGCGACCTGGGCATGGGCCTGAGCCTCACCCCAGACAGCGACTACCTGGAGGTGGCCCGCACACGCTCCGAGAGCTCGGACCACAGCAGCCCCAATATCACCCCGCGAGCCTCAAACCACTCCAACATGTCCGTGTCGGAGCTAGGCAGCTCGGCCAACGAGCACGACGAAGGAG ATGAGGAGTCGAACACAGTCAGAATCGGGAAAATCACCTTCCGCCCCAGGAACGTCCTGGGCCACGGTGCTGAAGGAACCATAGTCTACAA GGGTCAGTTTGACAACCGGCAGGTAGCGGTAAAGAGGATCCTCCCAGAATGCTTCAGCTTCGCAGACCGGGAGGTGCAGCTCCTGCGGGAGTCGGACGAGCACCCCAACGTCATCCGCTACTTCTGCACCGAGCGGGACCGGCAGTTCCAGTACATCGCCATCGAGCTGTGCGCCGCGTCGCTGCAAGAG TATGTGGAGACGGTGGATTTTGACCGCGGTGGACTGGAACCTGTCGCCCTACTTCAGCAGACCATGTCAGGCCTGGCTCACCTGCACTCTCTCAACATAG TGCACCGGGACCTGAAGCCCCACAACATCCTGGTGTCCATGCCCAATGCCCACGGCCGGGTGCGGGCCATGATCTCTGACTTTGGCCTTTGCAAGAAGCTGGCGGTGGGCCGCCACAGCTTCAGCAGGAGGTCCGGGGTGCCCGGCACCGAGGGCTGGATCGCCCCCGAGGTGCTCAGCGAGGACTGCAAGGACAACCCG ACCTGCACTGTGGACATCTTCTCCGCCGGCTGTGTCTTCTACTACGTGGTGGCCCAGGGCAGCCACCCCTTCGGCAAGTCCCTGCAGAGGCAGGCCAACATCCTCCTGGGAGCCTACAGTCTGGACAAACTGCTGCCCGACAGACACG AGGACATTGTGGCCAGAGACATCATAGAGCAGATGTTGAGCACGGAGCCCCAGGAGAGGCCTGCTGCTGAGAGTGTCCTCAAACACCCCTTCTTCTGGAGTCTGGAGCGGGAGCTGCACTTcttccag GACGTCAGTGACCGAATAGAAAAGGAGCCGCTGGATGGACCAATCGTGAGACAGCTAGAGCGAGGGGGGCGGGCTGTTGTCAAGTGTGATTGGAGAGAACACATTACAGTGCCTCTGCAAACAG ATCTGCGCAAATTCCGCTCCTATAAGGGTGGCTCGGTCCGAGATCTGCTCAGGGCGATGAGAAACAAG AAGCACCACTACAGAGAGCTGCCGCTGGATGTGCAGGAGACCCTGGGCACCATCCCTGACGACTTTGTCTCCTACTTCACGTCCCGCTTCCCTCACCTGCTGAAGCACACCTACTTGGCCATGCGCACCTGTGCTCACGAgaggcccttcctgccctactACCCCAGCGTGGAGGAGCTGGCACGGACACACCGAGCCCCACAGAGACAAGATGAGCCAATCAAACGACGGCTATCAAAAATAAAGGGCCTTTCAAACACGGAAGGCCTTTCAAACACGGAAGGCCTCTCAAACACGGAAGGCCTCTCAAACACGGAAGGCCTCTCAAACACGGAAGGCCTCTCAAACACGGAAGGCCTCTCAAACACGGGAGGCCTTTCAAACACGGAAGccctctcaaacacacaaggCCTCTCAAACACAGAAGgcctctcaaacacacaaggcctctcaaacacacaaggCCTCTCAAACACGGAAGGCCCCTCAAACACACAAGGCCTCCCAAACACGGAAGgcctctcaaacacacaaggcctctcaaacacacaaggcctctcaaacacacaaggcctcccaaacacacaaggcctctcaaacacacaaggcctctcaaacacacaaggcctctcaaacacacaagcatcgCCAACACAACACCCCCCACCACAGACATTACCGTCCGTCACACAAGCGGTCGGCGAAATGCTAACGCCACTAACTCCGCCCACAACGGAACCCACAAAGCCAGTGCCCGTCCCCGATGCAGTAAGCCAGACAACAGTGCCAAACACGCAGCCCGAGGAGGAGCCGGCGTGTTCTTCAGCGTTGACGCGTCGCAAGGCCCTCCTGCCCATAACGGTGGTCCCAGCTCAGACGGCCCCCCCAGCGCTCAACTCCAGGGGGCTGTCCTCTGAGGGAACGGACTCCTCCCGGAGCAGAGAGGCCGAAACTCAGCCAAACGCCCCTCCCCTACCTTCCCCCTGCACGGGACAGCCTGCCTGA